From Capra hircus breed San Clemente chromosome 12, ASM170441v1, whole genome shotgun sequence, a single genomic window includes:
- the LOC102172074 gene encoding protocadherin-8 translates to MSPARRGGSPCLFPLQLFSLCWVLSVAQSKTVRYSTFEEDAPGTVIGTLAEDLHMKVSGDTSFRLMKQFNSSLIRVREGDGQLTVGDAGLDRERLCGQAPQCVLAFDVVSFSQEQFRLVHVEVSVRDINDHAPRFPRAQIPVEVSEGAAVGTRIPLEVPVDEDVGANGLQSVRLAEPHSPFRVELQTRADGAQCADLVLLQELDRESQATYSLGLVAQDGGRPPRSATAALSVRVLDANDHSPAFPQGAVAEVELAEDAPVGSLLLDLDAADPDEGPNGDVVFAFGARTPPEARRLFRLDPRSGRLTLAGPVDYERQDTYELDVRAQDRGPGPRAATCKVIVRLRDVNDNAPDISITPLAAPGAPAASPFPAAAAALGGAEATSSTGPGTPEAGAISLVPEGAARESLVALVSTSDRDSGANGQVRCALYGHEHFRLQPAYAGSYLVVTAASLDRERISEYNLTLVAEDRGAPPLRTVRPYTVRVGDENDNAPLFTRPVYEVSVRENNPPGAYLATVAARDPDLGRNSQVTYRLLEAEVGRAGGAVSTYVSVDPATGAIYALRSFDYETLRQLDVRIQASDGGSPQLSSSALVQVRVLDQNDHAPILVHPAPANGSLEVVVPGRTAKDTTVARVQARDADEGANGELAFDLLQQEPREAFSIDRRTGEIVLTSDLSQEPPGQVFRALLVISDGGRPPLSTTATVSFVVTAGGGRGLASPAGAGNPERSRPPGSRLATSGPALQWDTPLIIIIVLAGSCTLLLAAIIAIATTCNRRKKEVRKGGPRREERPGAAGGGASAPGSPEEAARGAGPRPNMFDVLTFPGSGKAPFGSPAADAPPPAVAAAAEVPGSEGGGATGESACHFEGQQRLRGAHAEPYGASPGFGKEPAPPVAVWKGHSFNTISGREAEKFSGKDSGKGDSDFNDSDSDISGDALKKDLINHMQSGLWACTAECKLLGHSDRCWSPSCAGGPSTHASTHPPAQMSTFCKSTSLPRDPLRRDSYYQAQLPKTVGLQSVYEKVLHRDYDRTATLLSPPRPGRLPDLQEIGVPLYQSPPGRYLSPKKEANESV, encoded by the exons ATGAGTCCAGCCAGGCGCGGGGGCAGCCCCTGCCTTTTCCCCTTGCAGCTCTTCAGCCTCTGCTGGGTGCTCTCGGTGGCCCAGAGCAAGACTGTGAGATACAGCACCTTCGAGGAGGATGCCCCCGGCACGGTCATCGGGACCCTGGCCGAAGACCTGCATATGAAAGTGTCCGGAGACACAAGCTTCCGCCTGATGAAGCAGTTCAACAGCTCGCTGATCCGAGTGCGCGAGGGCGACGGGCAGCTGACCGTCGGGGACGCGGGCCTGGACCGAGAGCGGCTGTGCGGCCAGGCCCCTCAGTGCGTGCTGGCCTTCGACGTGGTCAGCTTCTCCCAGGAGCAGTTCCGGCTGGTGCACGTGGAGGTGTCGGTGAGGGACATCAACGACCATGCGCCGCGCTTCCCCCGGGCCCAGATTCCCGTGGAGGTGTCCGAGGGCGCGGCGGTGGGCACGCGCATCCCCCTGGAGGTGCCCGTGGACGAGGACGTGGGCGCCAACGGGCTGCAAAGCGTGCGCCTAGCCGAGCCCCACAGCCCCTTCCGCGTGGAGCTGCAGACGCGCGCGGACGGTGCCCAGTGCGCCGACTTGGTGCTGCTGCAGGAGCTGGACCGCGAGAGCCAGGCCACCTACAGCCTGGGGCTGGTGGCCCAGGACGGCGGCCGACCGCCGCGCTCCGCCACGGCCGCCCTCAGCGTGCGAGTGCTGGACGCCAACGACCACAGCCCGGCCTTCCCGCAGGGCGCCGTGGCCGAGGTGGAGCTGGCTGAGGACGCGCCTGTGGGCTCGCTCCTGCTAGACCTGGACGCGGCGGACCCCGACGAGGGCCCCAACGGCGACGTGGTGTTCGCCTTCGGGGCCCGCACCCCGCCCGAGGCGCGCCGCCTCTTCCGCCTGGACCCGCGCTCCGGCCGCCTCACCCTGGCGGGGCCCGTGGACTACGAGCGCCAGGACACTTACGAACTGGACGTGCGGGCGCAGGACCGCGGCCCCGGGCCCCGCGCCGCCACCTGCAAGGTCATCGTGCGGCTCCGCGACGTCAATGACAACGCTCCGGACATCTCCATCACCCCACTGGCCGCCCCGGGCGCGCCTGCTGCCTCGCCcttccccgccgccgccgccgctcttGGTGGGGCGGAGGCCACCTCTTCGACCGGGCCTGGGACGCCAGAGGCGGGCGCCATCTCGCTGGTGCCGGAGGGGGCGGCGCGCGAGAGCCTGGTGGCGCTGGTCAGCACCTCGGACAGGGACTCGGGCGCCAACGGGCAGGTGCGCTGCGCCCTCTACGGGCACGAGCACTTCCGGCTGCAGCCGGCCTACGCGGGCAGCTACCTGGTGGTGACCGCCGCGTCCCTGGACCGCGAGCGCATCTCCGAGTACAACCTGACGCTGGTGGCCGAGGACCGCGGCGCGCCCCCGCTGCGCACAGTGCGGCCCTACACGGTGCGCGTGGGCGACGAGAACGACAACGCGCCGCTCTTCACGCGGCCGGTCTACGAGGTGTCAGTGCGCGAGAACAACCCGCCCGGGGCCTACTTGGCCACGGTGGCCGCCAGGGATCCGGACCTGGGCCGCAACAGCCAGGTCACCTACCGGCTGCTGGAGGCCGAGGTGGGCCGGGCTGGGGGCGCCGTGTCCACTTACGTCTCCGTGGACCCAGCGACAGGGGCCATCTACGCGCTGCGCAGCTTCGACTACGAGACGCTTCGCCAACTCGACGTGCGCATCCAGGCGAGCGACGGGGGCTCCCCTCAGCTCTCCAGCAGTGCCCTGGTGCAAGTGCGGGTGCTGGACCAGAACGACCACGCCCCGATCCTGGTGCACCCGGCGCCAGCCAACGGCTCGCTGGAAGTGGTGGTCCCCGGGCGCACAGCGAAGGACACGACGGTGGCGCGCGTGCAGGCCCGGGACGCAGACGAGGGTGCCAACGGGGAGCTGGCCTTCGACCTGCTGCAGCAGGAGCCGCGAGAAGCCTTCTCCATCGACCGCCGCACCGGGGAGATCGTGCTCACCAGCGACCTCTCGCAGGAGCCGCCCGGCCAAGTCTTCCGGGCGCTGCTGGTCATATCCGACGGCGGCCGCCCCCCTCTCTCCACCACCGCCACCGTCAGCTTCGTGGTGACGGCGGGCGGCGGACGCGGGCTGGCGTCGCCGGCAGGCGCGGGGAACCCGGAGCGCTCTCGCCCGCCCGGCTCGCGGCTCGCGACGTCGGGGCCGGCGCTGCAGTGGGACACGCCGCTGATCATCATCATCGTGCTGGCCGGGAGCTGCACGCTGCTGCTGGCCGCCATCATCGCCATCGCCACCACCTGCAACCGCCGCAAGAAGGAGGTGCGCAAAGGGGGGCCCCGCCGGGAAGAGCGGCccggggcggcgggcggcggagcCTCGGCTCCCGGCTCCCCGGAGGAGGCCGCCCGGGGAGCCGGGCCCAGGCCCAACATGTTCGACGTGCTCACCTTCCCTGGCAGCGGCAAAGCGCCCTTTGGCAGCCCCGCGGCCGACGCGCCCCCGCCCGCGGTCGCCGCCGCGGCCGAAGTGCCGGGCTCGGAGGGCGGCGGTGCCACCGGGGAAAGCGCCTGTCACTTCGAGGGGCAGCAGCGGCTCCGCGGCGCGCACGCCGAG CCCTACGGCGCCTCCCCCGGCTTCGGCAAGGAGCCGGCGCCCCCTGTGGCTGTCTGGAAGGGACATTCCTTCAACACCATCTCCGGCCGGGAAGCAGAGAAGTTCAGCGGCAAAGACAGCGGCAAAGGGGACAGTGACTTCAACGACAGCGATTCCGACATCAGCGGGGACGCTCTGAAGAAGGACCTCATCAACCACATGCAGAGCG GCTTGTGGGCGTGCACCGCGGAGTGTAAGCTCCTGGGCCACTCTGACCGCTGCTGGAGCCCCTCCTGCGCTGGAGGGCCCAGCACACACGCCTCGACTCACCCCCCAGCCCAGATGTCGACCTTCTGCAAGAGCACGTCCCTGCCCCGGGATCCTCTGCGCAGGGACAGCTACTACCAGGCCCAGCTGCCCAAGACCGTGGGGCTGCAGAGCGTCTACGAGAAGGTGCTGCACAGAGATTATGACAGGACCGCCACTCTGCTCTCCCCGCCTCGGCCAGGGAGGCTCCCAGACTTGCAGGAGATCGGGGTGCCCTTGTATCAGTCCCCCCCTGGCAGGTACCTGTCCCCAAAGAAGGAAGCCAATGAAAGTGTGTAA